The genomic stretch TGCACTACCCCCTCAAATAGTCATTACGGGGATTCCGGCGGTGAGTTTCGCAATTGCCGAGAGCCGGGGTCCTTCGGGCTCGCTGCTACACTGAGGTTCGCCATGCCGCGGATCACGAAGGTCACCACTCGCACCGGCGACGACGGTACGACCGGTCTTTCCAGCGGTCGCCGGGTGGCCAAGGACAGTCTTCGAATCGAGGCTTACGGAACGGTGGACGAGCTCAACTCGGTGCTCGGCGTCGCTCTGGCAGAAGGTCTGGGCGAGCCCTTGCCGGCGCTTCTGCGACGGATCCAGAACGAGCTCTTTCACCTGGGCTCGGATCTGTCGATGCCCGGGGGCGACGAGGAGTCTTTCCCGGTTCCGCGAATCGAGCAGCGTCACACCGATGCT from bacterium encodes the following:
- a CDS encoding cob(I)yrinic acid a,c-diamide adenosyltransferase, producing the protein MPRITKVTTRTGDDGTTGLSSGRRVAKDSLRIEAYGTVDELNSVLGVALAEGLGEPLPALLRRIQNELFHLGSDLSMPGGDEESFPVPRIEQRHTDALETALDDLSQDLPALENFVLPGGSPGAARLNVARTICRRAERVAVRLSREEDLGPNVIRYLNRLSDLLFVAARFENRTRGVADVLWDSRS